In Luteitalea sp. TBR-22, one genomic interval encodes:
- a CDS encoding bifunctional YncE family protein/alkaline phosphatase family protein, which yields MPNDRRTVKYAGSTLLAGALLLLFAIGAALWSLLGRESAPVLTSLEPPGRAERARLGASSATLVNGRRVTPAGTVIRTQSYSWGLSISPDQRRAALLRADAIEVVDLGPPHAIRRYPPRGTRDRAMGTGAYMGIAFAPDGRSLFYSNANEGQILRLDLASGEVVATIDIDGAGIDDSFVGDFVLTRDGSTIVAVDQFNFRLVTIDVASGAVRRSVRVGRHPFAVALAPDERTAWVSNVGMFEYPLLPGVTPDNRATAGLAFPAYGVPSREAEEGTVVDGVRVPGLGPLNHPDAMSVFQVDLAGGRVLRKIHTGYLVGAERDDIRTVGGASPGALVVGRDRIYVSNATNDTVTVLDAATGSRVAEIELNVPGLERLRGVLPFSVVLSPDEARLYVACAGLNAVAVIDVARRQVEGFVPAGWFAALVALSPDGLRLYVSSAKGLGSGPNAGPTFEDPGRGLHPGDIMQGTLQVVDAPRGEALASGTRQVVANTYAVRRVRPGLAGRLPYGNSRRDGPIRHVVFVVKENRTFDQVFGARRGVRGNPSGATLGLGVRVASKDGSRVLDRVDVTPNHHALADRFAISDNFYCDADQSNTGHRWVVGVYPNEWVEVNARSRIEARPFSAAPGRRNVNGASAVVNPEDYNEAGALWEHLARHEVSFFNFGFGAEMPQSIEQQLHKETGIRMSVSFPLPRPLFERSSRKYPTYNMAIPDQYRMDMFEEELRDRWESGQEPFPSLVTIVLPNDHMTSEHPEDGYPFRESYVADNDLALGRLVERLSHSRWWKDMLIIVTEDDPQGGTDSVDAHRSALLFISPWVKRGYVSSTLASFGSLMRLQFTLLGLPALNQFDGTASMVDDIFSTTADVTPYAARPIDRRLFDPAVAFKPFDRRFNWKAMAASPVMDDPDDMREALRPR from the coding sequence ATGCCGAACGACCGTCGAACCGTGAAGTACGCAGGGTCCACCCTCCTGGCCGGTGCACTCCTGCTGCTCTTCGCGATCGGCGCCGCGCTGTGGTCCCTGCTCGGACGTGAGTCGGCGCCCGTACTGACCAGCCTCGAGCCGCCGGGACGCGCCGAGCGCGCCAGGCTCGGTGCCTCGTCGGCCACCCTCGTCAACGGCCGGCGCGTCACGCCGGCGGGCACCGTCATCCGCACGCAGTCGTACTCCTGGGGGCTCTCCATCAGCCCCGACCAGCGGCGCGCCGCGCTGTTGCGTGCCGATGCGATCGAGGTCGTCGACCTGGGTCCGCCCCACGCGATCCGCCGGTATCCACCACGCGGCACCAGGGATCGGGCCATGGGCACCGGGGCCTACATGGGGATTGCCTTCGCGCCAGACGGGCGCTCCCTGTTCTACAGCAACGCCAATGAAGGGCAGATCCTGCGGCTCGACCTGGCCTCCGGCGAGGTCGTGGCGACCATCGACATCGACGGCGCCGGCATCGACGACAGCTTCGTCGGCGACTTCGTGCTGACCCGCGACGGCTCCACCATCGTCGCCGTCGACCAGTTCAACTTCCGGTTGGTGACGATCGACGTGGCCAGCGGTGCCGTACGACGGTCGGTGCGCGTGGGGCGACATCCGTTCGCGGTGGCCCTCGCCCCCGACGAGCGCACGGCGTGGGTGTCCAACGTCGGCATGTTCGAATACCCGCTGCTGCCGGGCGTGACGCCCGACAACCGGGCTACCGCCGGCCTCGCGTTCCCCGCCTACGGGGTGCCGTCGAGGGAAGCCGAGGAGGGCACGGTCGTCGACGGCGTGCGCGTGCCCGGCCTCGGCCCGCTCAACCACCCGGACGCCATGTCGGTGTTCCAGGTGGATCTGGCCGGCGGGCGCGTGCTGCGGAAGATCCACACCGGTTACCTCGTGGGCGCCGAGCGTGACGACATCCGGACCGTCGGCGGCGCCAGCCCGGGCGCACTCGTCGTCGGGCGCGACCGGATCTATGTCTCCAACGCCACCAACGACACGGTGACGGTCCTCGACGCGGCGACGGGCAGTCGCGTCGCCGAGATCGAGCTGAACGTGCCGGGCCTCGAGCGCCTGCGGGGCGTGCTGCCGTTCTCCGTCGTGCTGTCGCCGGACGAGGCGCGGCTCTACGTCGCCTGCGCGGGGCTCAACGCGGTGGCAGTGATCGACGTCGCGCGTCGGCAGGTGGAGGGGTTCGTGCCGGCTGGCTGGTTCGCGGCGCTCGTCGCGCTGTCGCCCGACGGGCTGCGACTCTACGTGTCGAGCGCCAAGGGGCTGGGGTCGGGCCCCAACGCCGGGCCGACCTTCGAGGACCCGGGCCGCGGGCTGCATCCCGGCGACATCATGCAGGGCACCCTGCAGGTGGTCGACGCGCCGCGCGGCGAGGCGCTGGCGTCGGGTACCCGGCAGGTCGTGGCCAACACCTACGCGGTGCGGCGCGTTCGTCCCGGACTGGCCGGGAGGCTGCCGTACGGCAACTCGCGCCGCGACGGCCCGATCCGGCACGTCGTCTTCGTCGTGAAGGAGAACCGCACGTTCGACCAGGTCTTCGGCGCGCGGCGCGGCGTGCGTGGCAACCCGTCGGGCGCGACGTTGGGGCTCGGCGTCCGGGTGGCCAGCAAGGACGGCTCGCGTGTGCTCGACCGCGTCGACGTGACGCCGAACCACCACGCCCTGGCCGACCGCTTCGCGATCAGCGACAACTTCTATTGCGATGCCGATCAATCCAACACGGGCCATCGCTGGGTGGTCGGCGTGTACCCGAACGAATGGGTGGAAGTGAACGCGCGGTCCCGCATCGAGGCCCGGCCGTTCAGCGCCGCGCCGGGACGCCGGAACGTCAACGGCGCCAGCGCGGTCGTCAACCCGGAGGACTACAACGAGGCCGGGGCGCTGTGGGAACACCTGGCACGCCATGAGGTGTCGTTCTTCAACTTCGGGTTCGGCGCAGAGATGCCGCAGTCGATCGAGCAGCAGTTGCACAAGGAGACCGGCATCCGCATGTCGGTGAGCTTCCCGCTCCCCAGGCCGCTCTTCGAGCGTTCGTCACGGAAGTATCCGACCTACAACATGGCCATCCCCGACCAGTACCGGATGGACATGTTCGAGGAGGAACTGCGCGACCGGTGGGAGAGCGGGCAGGAGCCGTTCCCCTCCCTGGTGACGATCGTGCTGCCCAACGACCACATGACAAGCGAGCATCCGGAGGACGGCTACCCGTTCCGGGAGTCGTACGTGGCCGACAACGACCTGGCGCTCGGGCGGCTGGTGGAGCGGCTGTCGCACTCGCGCTGGTGGAAGGACATGCTGATCATCGTCACCGAGGACGATCCGCAGGGCGGCACCGACAGCGTCGACGCGCACCGATCGGCGCTGCTGTTCATCAGCCCGTGGGTCAAGCGAGGCTACGTGTCGAGCACGTTGGCCAGCTTCGGCTCGTTGATGCGCCTGCAGTTCACGCTGCTCGGCCTGCCCGCCCTCAACCAGTTCGACGGAACGGCGTCGATGGTCGACGACATCTTCTCGACGACGGCCGACGTGACCCCGTACGCGGCGCGCCCGATCGACCGTCGGCTGTTCGACCCCGCCGTGGCGTTCAAGCCGTTCGACCGGCGCTTCAACTGGAAGGCGATGGCCGCCTCGCCGGTGATGGACGACCCGGACGACATGCGTGAGGCGTTGCGGCCGCGATAG
- a CDS encoding fatty acid desaturase produces the protein MATATLPAPGPDAEEARLKDYSLVGRDTALAIDRGLAEAEWYTSPVPREAMRQLLQRRDGPAIRDTLLYAALLLATGYGTWRLWDSWWALVPMMAYGVLYASASDARWHEAGHGTAFRTDWMNTALYEVASFLVLRESVPWRWSHARHHSDTIIVGRDPEIAVPRPPDLLEMFLKCFNYRAWRRYVTNTTLHAVGRVTAVEATFIPPSQYGAVFLRARIYLAIMATVAATCLYSRSWLPLVFVYGPNLYGAWLMAIYGWTQHAALAENVLDHRLNCRTIYMNPIHRFLYWNMNYHTEHHMFPMVPYHQLPRLHALVKDDCPAPYPSLLAAYREMIPALLRQIREPGWYLRRTLPPTARPVGTRPTMAAIVTTDRPLVDGWVDVCAAADLGPGEVVRVDHGPRTYAVYRVGPGTVRATDGMCTHGNTHLADGHLRDGVIECPKHNGRFDVATGAAVRVPACVALQTHAARIEADRVWLRVGAIAAADAAPTYAFRVVSNHNVATFIKELVLAPLTPDRESGVGSRESEVGSRESGVGSRESGELVSTEAGRGEPPRRRAVALPTYQPGQYMQLHIPAYGEIRLRDLVVDEPYASTWRAHHLFDLGTRNQLELRRNYSLATDPASPVQELRFNVRIAMPPAGQACDTGVGSSWVWALKPGDTVQASGPYGDFLIRGTRRELVYVGGGAGMAPIRSHIAHLLETRGHAGPITFWYGARSRQELFYEDWFRGLEARFPNFRFHIALSAPLPDDGWTGPTGLIHDVLRREHLASHPHPADATYFLCGPPVMVQAAREMLRHEFAVAAEHVVADAY, from the coding sequence ATGGCCACAGCAACCCTGCCAGCCCCCGGCCCGGACGCCGAGGAGGCGCGCCTCAAGGACTACAGCCTCGTCGGCCGCGACACGGCACTCGCGATCGACCGCGGCCTTGCCGAAGCCGAGTGGTACACCTCACCCGTACCTCGCGAGGCGATGCGCCAACTGCTGCAGCGCCGCGATGGCCCGGCCATTCGCGACACCCTCCTCTATGCGGCGCTGTTGCTCGCCACCGGCTACGGCACGTGGCGGCTGTGGGACTCGTGGTGGGCGCTCGTCCCGATGATGGCGTACGGCGTGCTGTACGCCTCGGCCTCCGATGCCCGATGGCACGAGGCGGGGCACGGCACGGCCTTCCGCACCGACTGGATGAACACCGCGCTGTACGAGGTGGCGTCGTTCCTCGTGCTGCGCGAGTCGGTGCCCTGGCGATGGAGCCACGCCCGCCACCACAGCGACACCATCATCGTCGGGCGCGATCCCGAGATCGCCGTGCCGAGGCCGCCCGACCTGCTGGAGATGTTCCTGAAGTGCTTCAATTACCGCGCCTGGCGCCGGTACGTGACCAACACCACGCTGCACGCCGTCGGGCGAGTGACCGCCGTCGAGGCGACCTTCATCCCGCCGTCGCAGTACGGCGCCGTGTTCCTGCGGGCGCGCATCTACCTGGCCATCATGGCGACGGTCGCGGCGACCTGCCTGTACTCCCGCAGCTGGCTGCCACTCGTGTTCGTGTACGGGCCCAACCTGTACGGCGCGTGGCTCATGGCGATCTACGGCTGGACCCAGCACGCCGCGCTGGCCGAGAACGTGCTGGATCACCGGCTCAACTGCCGGACGATCTACATGAACCCGATCCACCGGTTCCTGTACTGGAACATGAACTACCACACCGAGCACCACATGTTCCCGATGGTGCCGTACCACCAGTTGCCGCGGCTGCACGCGCTGGTGAAGGACGATTGCCCGGCGCCCTACCCGAGCCTGCTGGCGGCATACCGCGAGATGATCCCGGCCCTGCTGCGTCAGATCCGCGAGCCCGGGTGGTACCTGCGTCGCACCCTGCCGCCGACGGCGCGGCCGGTGGGCACGCGGCCGACGATGGCCGCGATCGTCACCACGGATCGACCGCTGGTCGACGGGTGGGTGGACGTGTGCGCGGCGGCCGACCTCGGGCCGGGCGAGGTGGTGCGCGTCGACCACGGGCCGCGCACCTACGCGGTGTACCGCGTCGGGCCGGGGACGGTCCGCGCCACCGATGGCATGTGCACGCACGGCAACACGCACCTGGCCGACGGGCACCTGCGTGACGGTGTGATCGAGTGCCCGAAGCACAACGGGCGCTTCGACGTGGCGACCGGCGCCGCGGTGCGCGTGCCCGCCTGCGTCGCCCTGCAGACCCATGCCGCGCGCATCGAGGCCGATCGCGTGTGGTTGCGCGTCGGCGCGATCGCCGCCGCCGACGCCGCGCCGACCTACGCGTTCCGCGTCGTCTCGAACCACAACGTGGCGACGTTCATCAAGGAACTCGTGCTCGCGCCGCTCACGCCTGACCGGGAGTCGGGAGTCGGGAGTCGGGAATCGGAAGTCGGGAGTCGGGAATCGGGAGTCGGGAGTCGGGAGTCGGGCGAGCTCGTCTCCACGGAGGCAGGGCGCGGCGAGCCACCGCGCCGCCGTGCCGTGGCCCTGCCGACGTACCAGCCGGGACAGTACATGCAGCTCCACATCCCGGCGTATGGCGAGATCCGCCTGCGCGACCTGGTCGTGGACGAGCCGTACGCGTCGACCTGGCGAGCTCATCACCTGTTCGATCTGGGCACGCGCAACCAGCTGGAACTCCGCCGCAACTACTCGCTGGCGACGGATCCGGCCTCGCCCGTCCAGGAGCTGCGCTTCAACGTGCGCATCGCCATGCCGCCGGCCGGGCAGGCGTGCGACACGGGCGTGGGGTCGTCGTGGGTGTGGGCGCTGAAGCCGGGCGATACCGTGCAGGCATCAGGCCCGTACGGCGACTTCCTGATCCGGGGCACGAGGCGCGAGCTGGTGTACGTCGGAGGCGGCGCGGGCATGGCGCCGATCCGATCCCACATCGCCCACCTGCTCGAGACGCGTGGGCACGCCGGGCCCATCACGTTCTGGTACGGCGCCCGTTCGCGGCAGGAGCTGTTCTACGAGGACTGGTTCCGCGGCCTCGAGGCGCGCTTCCCGAACTTCCGGTTCCACATCGCCCTGTCGGCGCCCCTGCCCGACGATGGGTGGACCGGCCCCACGGGCCTGATCCACGACGTGCTGCGGCGTGAGCACCTGGCATCCCACCCGCACCCAGCCGACGCCACCTACTTCCTCTGCGGACCGCCGGTCATGGTGCAGGCAGCGCGGGAGATGCTGCGCCACGAGTTCGCGGTCGCGGCGGAGCACGTCGTGGCCGACGCGTACTGA
- a CDS encoding transporter: MFRSLRSPCRLLVALWSFLLAAGAATAQDLEPKAYAASPTDAGFVVVAVSRLAGGLVFDPTVPLTDVKATFGIGTIAGGYTFGLLGKLALVTAAVPIASGELTGFLNDDARSTYRNGLADARFKLSVNLRGNDAMRASAFAKAPRRTIVGTSLTVAAPTGEYDGAKLINIGTNRWAVKPELGVAVPAGRWDVDAYAGVWLFTANGDFFPGGQRRTQEPVLAVQAHVGYTFRPRLWLAVDTTWYGGGQARVEGGAPGTGLNNSRLGATLSLPVGRSQSLKVAYSSGVSVRTGTDFDTLSVGWQKLWLARR; the protein is encoded by the coding sequence ATGTTCCGCTCGCTCCGCTCGCCCTGCCGTCTTCTGGTCGCCCTGTGGTCCTTCCTGCTGGCCGCCGGGGCGGCGACCGCGCAGGACCTCGAGCCCAAGGCCTACGCGGCCAGTCCCACCGACGCCGGGTTCGTGGTGGTCGCCGTGTCGCGGCTGGCGGGAGGTCTCGTGTTCGATCCGACCGTCCCGCTGACCGACGTCAAGGCGACCTTCGGCATCGGCACGATTGCCGGCGGCTACACGTTCGGGCTGCTCGGCAAGCTGGCGCTCGTCACCGCCGCCGTGCCCATCGCCTCGGGTGAACTGACAGGGTTCCTGAACGACGACGCCCGCTCGACCTACCGCAATGGACTGGCCGACGCCCGCTTCAAGCTGTCGGTGAACCTCCGCGGCAACGACGCGATGCGGGCCAGCGCCTTCGCGAAGGCGCCTCGCCGCACCATCGTCGGCACCAGCCTCACGGTTGCGGCACCCACCGGCGAGTACGACGGCGCCAAGTTGATCAACATCGGGACCAACCGTTGGGCGGTCAAGCCGGAGCTCGGCGTCGCCGTGCCTGCGGGGCGGTGGGACGTGGATGCCTACGCGGGCGTGTGGCTGTTCACCGCCAACGGCGACTTCTTCCCGGGCGGCCAGCGCAGGACGCAGGAGCCCGTCCTGGCGGTGCAGGCACATGTCGGCTACACCTTCCGGCCGCGCCTCTGGCTGGCGGTCGACACCACGTGGTACGGCGGCGGGCAGGCGCGGGTCGAGGGGGGAGCTCCCGGCACGGGCCTGAACAACTCGCGGCTCGGCGCGACGCTGTCGTTGCCGGTCGGGCGCAGCCAGTCGCTGAAGGTGGCGTACAGTTCAGGTGTGTCGGTTCGCACCGGCACCGACTTCGATACGCTGAGTGTCGGCTGGCAGAAACTGTGGCTCGCCAGGCGGTGA